In the Bos taurus isolate L1 Dominette 01449 registration number 42190680 breed Hereford chromosome 21, ARS-UCD2.0, whole genome shotgun sequence genome, one interval contains:
- the TMEM121 gene encoding transmembrane protein 121: protein MVLPPPDRRHVCLTTLVIMGSMAVMDAYLVEQNQGPRKIGVCIIVLVGDVCFLLVLRYVAVWVGAEVRTAKRGYAMILWFLYIFVLEIKLYFIFQNYKAARRGAADPVARKALTLLLSVCVPGLFLLLVALDRMEYVRTFRKREDLRGRLFWVALDLLDLLDMQASLWEPPRSGLPLWAEGLTFFYCYMLLLVLPCVALSEVSMQGEHIAPQKMMLYPVLSLATVNVVAVLARAANMALFRDSRVSAIFVGKNVVALATKACTFLEYRRQVRDFPPPALALELQPPAPQRNSVPPPQPLHGPPGRPRGPSPTRDALDT from the coding sequence ATGGTGCTGCCTCCCCCGGACCGGCGCCACGTGTGCCTGACCACGCTGGTGATCATGGGCAGCATGGCGGTCATGGACGCTTACCTGGTGGAGCAGAACCAGGGCCCGCGGAAGATCGGCGTGTGCATCATCGTGCTGGTGGGCGACGTGTGCTTCCTGCTGGTGCTGCGCTATGTGGCCGTGTGGGTGGGCGCCGAGGTGCGCACGGCCAAGCGCGGCTACGCCATGATCCTCTGGTTCCTCTACATCTTCGTGCTGGAGATCAAGCTCTACTTCATCTTCCAAAACTACAAGGCGGCGCGGCGCGGCGCGGCCGACCCGGTGGCGCGCAAGGCGCTGACGCTGCTGCTGTCGGTGTGCGTGCCGGGCCTCTTCCTGCTGCTGGTGGCGCTCGACCGCATGGAGTACGTGCGCACCTTCCGGAAGCGCGAGGACCTGCGCGGCCGCCTCTTCTGGGTGGCGCTGGACCTGCTGGACCTGCTGGACATGCAGGCCAGCCTGTGGGAGCCGCCGCGCAGCGGGCTGCCCCTGTGGGCCGAGGGCCTCACCTTCTTCTACTgctacatgctgctgctggtgctgccgTGCGTGGCGCTCAGCGAGGTGAGCATGCAGGGCGAACACATCGCACCGCAGAAGATGATGCTCTACCCGGTGCTCAGCCTCGCCACCGTCAACGTGGTGGCCGTGCTGGCGCGCGCCGCCAACATGGCTCTGTTCCGCGACAGCCGCGTCTCCGCCATCTTCGTCGGCAAGAACGTGGTGGCGCTGGCCACCAAGGCCTGCACCTTCCTGGAGTACCGGCGCCAGGTGCGCGACTTCCCGCCACCCGCGCTGGCGCTGGAGCTGCAGCCGCCCGCCCCGCAGCGCAACTCGGTGCCGCCGCCCCAGCCGCTGCACGGCCCCCCGGGCCGCCCTCGCGGCCCCTCGCCCACGCGCGATGCCCTGGACACGTGA